Proteins encoded in a region of the Flammeovirga yaeyamensis genome:
- a CDS encoding penicillin-binding protein activator LpoB, whose protein sequence is MKFTRTIALAIAFISLLVVGSCSRSVTRMDPNQAVDISGRWNDTDSRQVSKDMISDVMSRPWLPNFENSKNRKPVVIVGGVINKSHEHIEAETFIKDIEREFVNSGKVRVVENDQFRAQLRAEQQSQQVNASEETKKKIAQELGADFIMFGTINSTVDQLKKEKLVNYKINLELADLESTEKVWIGDKEIKKYIKN, encoded by the coding sequence ATGAAGTTTACTAGAACAATCGCGTTAGCAATCGCATTTATTTCCTTATTAGTTGTTGGATCATGTTCAAGATCTGTTACTCGTATGGATCCTAACCAAGCTGTAGATATCAGTGGACGTTGGAACGATACAGATTCTAGACAAGTTTCTAAAGATATGATTTCAGATGTGATGAGCCGCCCTTGGTTGCCAAACTTTGAAAACTCAAAAAATAGAAAGCCTGTTGTAATTGTTGGTGGTGTGATCAATAAATCTCACGAACATATTGAAGCAGAGACTTTCATTAAAGATATCGAGCGTGAATTCGTTAACTCTGGTAAAGTTAGAGTTGTAGAAAACGATCAGTTTAGAGCTCAATTGCGTGCCGAACAACAATCTCAGCAAGTGAATGCTTCTGAGGAAACTAAAAAGAAAATCGCTCAAGAATTAGGTGCTGATTTTATTATGTTTGGTACAATCAATTCTACTGTTGATCAGTTGAAAAAAGAAAAATTAGTAAACTACAAAATCAACTTGGAGTTGGCTGATTTAGAATCAACTGAAAAAGTATGGATTGGTGACAAAGAGATCAAAAAATACATCAAAAACTAG
- the cysN gene encoding sulfate adenylyltransferase subunit CysN, producing the protein MNVEILRFTTAGSVDDGKSTLIGRLLYDSKSIFEDQLDQVSETSKRKGLEHVDLSLLTDGLRAEREQGITIDVAYRYFATPRRKFIIADTPGHIQYTRNMVTGASTANLALILIDARKGLVEQTHRHAIIASLLQIPHMIVCVNKMDLVDYDEEVFEKIQAEFKEFAAKLNLKDIRFVPISALKGDNVVNRSEETPWYDGETLLHTLETIYISSDNNYIDPRFAVQTIIRPHSDAFHDFRGYAGRVSSGVFRKGDDIVALPSGFTSKVKEIYLGDKEVEEAYPPQSVTITLEDDIDISRGDMLVRPNNKPQQTQDLDVMLCWMDDQPPRPRAKYIIMHTTNEARCMIKDIQYKMNINTLSRIEGDKSLEMNDIARVKIRTTKPIMSDPYKSNRVTGSIILVDEATHQTVAAGMIRREK; encoded by the coding sequence ATCAACGTGGAAATTTTAAGATTTACAACAGCAGGTTCTGTCGATGACGGTAAAAGTACATTGATCGGACGTTTATTATATGATTCGAAGTCGATTTTCGAAGATCAATTAGATCAAGTATCAGAAACTTCGAAAAGAAAAGGTTTAGAGCATGTCGACCTTTCTTTATTAACTGATGGTTTAAGAGCTGAGCGTGAGCAAGGTATTACTATTGATGTAGCTTACAGATACTTTGCTACTCCAAGACGTAAGTTTATCATTGCGGATACTCCAGGTCACATTCAGTACACAAGAAACATGGTAACGGGTGCTTCTACTGCTAACCTTGCATTGATCTTGATCGATGCTCGTAAAGGTTTGGTAGAACAAACACACCGTCACGCAATCATTGCTTCGTTACTTCAAATCCCTCACATGATTGTTTGTGTGAACAAAATGGATTTGGTTGACTACGATGAGGAAGTATTCGAAAAAATTCAAGCTGAATTTAAAGAGTTTGCTGCTAAATTGAATTTGAAAGACATTCGTTTCGTTCCTATCTCAGCATTAAAAGGTGATAACGTAGTGAACCGTTCTGAGGAAACTCCTTGGTACGACGGTGAAACGCTATTACACACATTAGAGACTATTTATATCTCTAGTGATAACAACTACATCGATCCTCGTTTTGCTGTACAAACAATTATTCGTCCTCACTCTGATGCATTCCATGATTTCCGTGGTTATGCTGGTAGAGTATCTTCTGGTGTATTCAGAAAAGGTGATGATATCGTCGCTTTACCTTCAGGATTCACATCAAAAGTAAAAGAGATATACCTAGGTGATAAAGAGGTTGAAGAGGCTTACCCTCCTCAGTCGGTAACGATCACTTTGGAAGATGATATAGATATTTCAAGAGGTGACATGTTGGTAAGACCAAACAACAAGCCTCAACAAACACAAGACTTAGATGTAATGCTTTGCTGGATGGACGATCAGCCACCAAGACCAAGAGCTAAATACATCATCATGCACACGACTAATGAAGCAAGATGTATGATTAAAGATATTCAGTACAAGATGAATATCAATACATTAAGCAGAATTGAGGGTGATAAGTCGCTTGAAATGAATGATATCGCTAGAGTTAAAATTAGAACGACCAAGCCTATCATGAGTGATCCTTACAAATCGAACAGAGTTACAGGATCTATTATTCTTGTGGATGAAGCAACACATCAAACTGTTGCTGCAGGTATGATCAGAAGAGAGAAGTAA
- the cysD gene encoding sulfate adenylyltransferase subunit CysD: protein MSNYQLSHLDELEAEAIYVLREVFAQFQNPALLFSGGKDSITVAHLAKKAFYPAKIPFTFLHVDTGHNFPETIAFRDNLVKDLGVRLAVGSVQESIDEGRVLEETGANASRNKLQITTLLDTIEDENFDVAIGGGRRDEEKARAKERFFSHRDEFGQWDPKRQRPELWNLFNGKYSQGEHFRAFPISNWTEFDVWQYIMRENIEIPSLYLAHERDVIWRDNTWLPVSEYTQLREGEKIEKKKIRFRTLGDITITGGIESDADTIEKVVEEVSAMRQTERGNRSDDKRSETSMEDRKKEGYF from the coding sequence ATGAGTAATTATCAACTTTCACATTTGGATGAGTTGGAAGCTGAAGCGATATACGTTTTGCGTGAAGTTTTTGCTCAGTTCCAAAATCCAGCACTATTATTCTCAGGTGGTAAAGATTCAATTACGGTAGCTCATTTGGCGAAGAAAGCCTTCTACCCTGCCAAAATACCATTCACTTTTTTACATGTTGACACAGGACACAACTTCCCTGAAACAATTGCTTTCAGAGATAACCTTGTGAAAGACCTAGGAGTAAGACTGGCAGTTGGTTCTGTACAAGAATCAATTGATGAAGGTCGAGTTTTAGAAGAAACTGGTGCGAATGCTAGTAGAAATAAACTTCAAATTACTACTCTATTAGATACTATTGAAGATGAAAACTTTGATGTAGCTATCGGTGGTGGTCGTCGTGATGAGGAAAAAGCGAGAGCAAAAGAGCGTTTCTTCTCTCACAGAGACGAATTTGGACAATGGGATCCAAAACGTCAGCGTCCTGAATTATGGAACTTATTTAACGGAAAATACAGTCAAGGCGAGCACTTCAGAGCTTTCCCAATTTCAAACTGGACTGAATTTGATGTTTGGCAATATATCATGAGAGAGAATATCGAAATTCCTTCTTTATACTTGGCTCATGAGCGTGATGTAATTTGGAGAGATAACACTTGGTTACCTGTTTCTGAGTACACTCAGTTACGTGAAGGTGAAAAAATCGAGAAAAAGAAAATCCGTTTTAGAACACTTGGTGATATTACAATTACTGGTGGTATCGAATCTGATGCTGACACTATTGAAAAAGTAGTTGAGGAAGTATCAGCAATGCGTCAGACAGAAAGAGGTAACAGATCGGACGATAAGCGTTCTGAAACTTCTATGGAAGATCGTAAAAAAGAGGGTTATTTCTAG
- the dnaG gene encoding DNA primase gives MIPQETVEEIKRTLDIVEVVEDFVPLKKKGKSWIGLCPFHVDNTPSMYVTPSMNLYKCFSCGASGDAIKFVQEKEGKSYVEALKYLAAKYGIKIVEKKRSPEEEEKHKRRESIFLTMNFAKDYFMRIMQTSDEGKSLGLGYFKNRGFNGDTINKFELGYSLDSWDSLEKEATGKGYTVESLNLAGLQSENDKGRKYDRFRGRVMFPIHDLSGRVIAFGARTLKKDGKPKYLNSPETEIYHKSDALYGIFHSKDALRVKDRCYLVEGYTDVISLHQAGIENVVASSGTALTEGQIKQIKRFTNNVTALFDGDAAGLKAAIRGVDMLLEQGLNVRVVRLPDGEDPDSLCASLGGEKFSEFLKQEETDFILFAARLYNDEAKNDPIKKGEKIREVLMSIVKIPDTIQQEIFLKECAEVFQISVEGLAKSLQEIKQKEIEQAERRKNQQRRPYENPYGGSRGTSNTPAPLPPSTPPPSMPPMGFDDFPANTPPPPPMDDIPLPPPMEFDGFSSGGEMPPPPPPMDEIPPMPLDIEPTAPPILPPLGTEEVKKPAFERPKGPSRLKRLGIHEEEYIRILMLYGDQYINEEVGYIYQYLFDELGDMMLEDLFCQQILVDYKNETAMGEIPSIHFFKEKYSEEKDRKRILNIIGEDTHEPSAEWTTRHKINIPKKDENVGKLAYNSLLYYKIAYLTDLINQCQDGLVVAEQNNNEEKMMEALELMTLLAQQRKEIADQLGITIKL, from the coding sequence ATGATCCCTCAGGAAACCGTAGAAGAAATAAAAAGAACCCTCGACATTGTTGAAGTTGTAGAGGATTTTGTCCCTTTAAAGAAAAAAGGTAAGTCTTGGATTGGACTGTGCCCTTTCCATGTGGACAATACTCCATCGATGTATGTAACACCGAGTATGAACTTGTACAAGTGTTTTTCTTGTGGTGCTTCTGGAGATGCGATCAAATTTGTACAGGAGAAAGAAGGAAAATCCTATGTTGAGGCCTTAAAATACCTAGCGGCTAAATACGGAATCAAGATCGTTGAGAAAAAACGATCTCCTGAAGAAGAAGAAAAACACAAGAGAAGAGAAAGTATTTTCTTAACCATGAATTTCGCTAAAGATTACTTTATGCGCATCATGCAAACTTCTGATGAAGGAAAATCTTTAGGTCTTGGTTATTTTAAAAATAGAGGATTCAACGGGGACACTATCAATAAGTTTGAGTTAGGTTACAGTTTAGACTCTTGGGATTCTTTGGAAAAGGAAGCTACTGGAAAAGGGTATACTGTAGAATCATTAAACTTAGCCGGACTTCAATCAGAAAATGACAAAGGAAGAAAATACGATAGATTTAGAGGTCGTGTGATGTTCCCTATCCATGATTTATCTGGACGTGTTATCGCCTTTGGTGCTAGAACGTTAAAGAAAGATGGTAAACCGAAATACCTTAACTCTCCAGAAACAGAAATTTATCATAAGAGTGATGCTTTATATGGTATTTTTCATTCGAAAGATGCGTTAAGAGTTAAGGACAGATGTTACTTAGTAGAAGGCTATACTGATGTCATCTCTTTACATCAAGCTGGAATAGAAAACGTTGTGGCCTCTTCTGGTACTGCTTTGACAGAGGGACAAATCAAACAAATAAAACGATTTACCAATAATGTTACCGCACTATTTGATGGTGATGCAGCTGGTTTAAAAGCGGCCATTCGTGGTGTGGATATGCTATTGGAACAAGGGTTAAACGTAAGAGTTGTTCGACTACCCGACGGTGAAGACCCTGATAGTTTATGTGCTTCTTTAGGTGGAGAAAAGTTTTCTGAATTCTTAAAACAAGAAGAAACTGATTTTATTCTTTTTGCAGCTCGTTTGTATAACGATGAAGCGAAAAATGATCCTATTAAGAAAGGAGAAAAAATCAGGGAGGTATTAATGAGTATTGTCAAAATACCTGATACCATTCAACAAGAAATCTTCCTTAAAGAGTGTGCTGAAGTATTTCAAATTTCCGTAGAAGGACTTGCTAAAAGCCTTCAGGAAATAAAGCAAAAAGAGATTGAGCAAGCAGAAAGGAGAAAAAATCAGCAAAGAAGACCTTATGAGAATCCATATGGAGGATCGAGAGGAACTTCTAATACTCCTGCTCCATTACCTCCATCAACTCCTCCACCATCAATGCCACCAATGGGCTTTGATGATTTCCCAGCCAATACACCTCCTCCACCTCCAATGGACGATATTCCACTTCCGCCTCCTATGGAGTTTGATGGATTCAGTAGTGGAGGAGAAATGCCGCCACCACCTCCACCTATGGATGAGATCCCGCCTATGCCTTTAGACATAGAACCTACAGCTCCTCCTATTTTACCTCCTTTGGGTACTGAAGAAGTTAAAAAACCTGCTTTTGAACGTCCAAAAGGACCAAGTAGATTAAAAAGGTTAGGCATTCATGAAGAAGAATACATTCGTATCCTAATGCTTTATGGTGATCAATACATCAATGAAGAAGTTGGCTATATTTATCAATATCTTTTTGATGAATTGGGAGATATGATGTTAGAGGACCTTTTCTGCCAACAAATTCTTGTGGATTATAAAAATGAAACTGCTATGGGAGAAATTCCATCTATTCATTTCTTCAAAGAAAAATATAGTGAGGAAAAAGACAGGAAGCGTATCCTAAATATAATTGGAGAAGATACGCACGAACCTTCTGCTGAATGGACGACTCGTCATAAAATTAATATCCCAAAGAAAGATGAGAACGTAGGTAAATTAGCTTACAATTCGTTGCTTTATTATAAAATTGCTTACCTAACTGACCTTATCAACCAATGTCAGGATGGCTTAGTAGTAGCAGAGCAAAATAATAATGAGGAGAAAATGATGGAAGCTTTGGAGCTGATGACATTATTAGCTCAACAAAGAAAGGAAATAGCAGATCAGTTAGGTATTACAATTAAATTATAA
- the recO gene encoding DNA repair protein RecO has product MIESTKGIVLSNMRYRDSSLIAHVYTEKFGRRDYIIKGAFSKKNNKASFYLPLNILDLQVYEKGTSTLMMVKEARISKMLMSLRTNPQKSMILTFLSELLEKTLRADEIGNPELYQFLEDSLISLDELKHNWNSFILQFMFRLSHHLGIDITSASLLLSETQSLGYMDSGLIKYIDQLIELPYKHDVVIPLSKRREIMDQTVKFYTLQLPNFGELNSLKILREMGESLRKNRER; this is encoded by the coding sequence ATGATTGAATCGACTAAAGGAATAGTATTAAGTAATATGCGTTATCGAGATTCTTCTCTGATAGCTCATGTCTATACAGAGAAATTTGGCCGAAGAGATTATATAATAAAAGGAGCATTCAGTAAGAAAAACAATAAGGCATCTTTCTATCTTCCGTTGAATATATTGGACTTACAGGTATACGAAAAAGGCACTTCAACTTTAATGATGGTCAAGGAGGCTAGAATAAGTAAAATGCTAATGTCTTTAAGGACTAATCCGCAAAAGTCAATGATTCTTACTTTCCTTTCTGAACTGTTGGAGAAAACACTTAGAGCAGATGAAATTGGTAATCCCGAGTTGTATCAATTTTTAGAAGATAGCCTTATTTCCTTAGACGAATTAAAGCATAATTGGAATTCTTTCATCTTACAGTTTATGTTCCGTTTGAGTCATCATTTAGGAATTGACATTACTTCTGCCTCTCTTTTATTAAGTGAAACACAATCTTTAGGGTATATGGACTCGGGGTTGATAAAATATATAGATCAACTTATTGAATTACCTTACAAGCATGATGTGGTTATTCCATTATCAAAAAGAAGGGAAATAATGGATCAAACTGTAAAATTCTATACTCTACAATTACCTAATTTTGGAGAATTGAACTCCTTGAAAATATTAAGGGAAATGGGTGAATCATTAAGAAAAAATAGGGAGAGATAA
- a CDS encoding COG3014 family protein — protein MKYYLRFFICAVVAVIVVACAPTFYEKTYEFNKALAEGNFESASIMMQQSEKKMSSGRLEFLYYVNAGMVASLMNDFEKSNKDFQKADIFIEDHKKNVFEEGGALLLNPNLTTYPGEDHEKLMVNYFKALNYLEMRQYNEALVECKRMNIRLNQLSDKYKSDKKYKRDAFINVMMGIVYEAFNDPNNAFIAYRNALDIYQNDYAKLFKMPVPAQLKYDLIRTARKTGLHNEADKYAAEFGMDFQEDDSYAHLTLLWNNGMSPVKAEWGVNFAIVQGRNGYVTFVNKELGLSFPFYCGNDKPTVSWIKAVFPKYVERKNFYKNARLVGADNIAYKFSHAQDINAISFKVLEERMLVEFSKTLLRVAMKQSIAAKVSQENEGWGAALSILGSATESADTRSWQSMPRDISYTRIPLEEGQTSVDIILTNDKGVEETKTIPLPQFAKGENVVLPFYSLASYSAQQY, from the coding sequence ATGAAGTATTATCTACGATTTTTTATATGTGCTGTTGTTGCCGTAATTGTGGTGGCGTGTGCACCTACTTTTTACGAAAAAACCTACGAATTTAACAAAGCACTTGCAGAAGGTAATTTCGAATCTGCATCGATTATGATGCAACAGAGCGAGAAAAAAATGAGCTCTGGAAGATTGGAATTTCTTTATTATGTGAATGCCGGTATGGTGGCATCCTTAATGAATGACTTCGAAAAAAGTAACAAAGACTTTCAAAAAGCTGATATTTTTATTGAGGATCACAAGAAAAATGTGTTCGAAGAAGGTGGTGCTTTATTACTAAACCCTAATTTAACTACTTACCCGGGTGAGGACCATGAAAAATTGATGGTTAACTACTTTAAAGCATTGAATTACCTGGAAATGAGACAATATAACGAAGCACTTGTAGAGTGTAAGCGTATGAATATTCGTCTCAACCAACTTAGTGATAAATACAAATCAGATAAGAAATACAAGAGAGATGCCTTCATTAATGTAATGATGGGTATTGTCTATGAAGCTTTTAATGATCCAAACAATGCATTTATTGCCTATAGAAATGCTTTAGACATTTATCAAAACGATTATGCTAAGCTTTTCAAGATGCCTGTTCCTGCTCAGTTAAAATATGATTTAATTCGTACAGCAAGAAAAACTGGACTTCACAACGAAGCCGACAAATATGCTGCTGAATTTGGAATGGATTTTCAAGAAGACGATAGTTATGCTCATTTGACTTTACTTTGGAACAATGGTATGTCTCCTGTAAAAGCGGAATGGGGTGTTAACTTTGCCATAGTACAAGGACGAAATGGTTACGTTACTTTTGTGAACAAAGAATTGGGACTAAGTTTTCCTTTTTACTGTGGTAACGATAAGCCAACTGTCTCATGGATTAAAGCAGTTTTCCCGAAATATGTAGAACGTAAAAACTTTTACAAAAATGCTCGTTTAGTAGGTGCAGATAATATCGCTTATAAATTCTCTCACGCACAAGATATCAACGCCATTTCATTTAAAGTATTAGAAGAAAGAATGTTGGTAGAATTTTCTAAGACACTTTTAAGAGTAGCAATGAAACAAAGTATCGCTGCTAAGGTATCTCAAGAAAATGAAGGATGGGGTGCTGCACTTAGTATACTAGGTTCTGCTACCGAGTCTGCAGATACTCGTTCTTGGCAATCGATGCCTAGAGATATCTCTTATACAAGAATTCCTCTTGAGGAAGGACAAACATCTGTAGATATTATCCTTACAAATGATAAAGGTGTGGAAGAAACGAAAACAATTCCTTTACCTCAGTTTGCTAAAGGTGAAAATGTAGTACTTCCTTTTTACAGTTTAGCCTCTTACTCTGCACAACAATATTAA
- a CDS encoding sodium:solute symporter, which produces MNITAYQSFFIYFGYIIILFIISYFTNKAHSNTTFFNGNKKSPWYAVAYGMIGTTLSGVTFISLPGIVKAAGFSYLQMCFGYILGYIAIAYILMPIYYNYQLISIYGYLEHRFNNVAYKTGSSFFLISRSLQAAGKLFLMATVLQTFIFDPLQLPFTVNAAFLLLIISLYTIKGGIKTVVWTDTLQTTFMILAGVFTLVLISNSLDMSLFSLWDKVVDEGTYTKVFNWEINSPGYFWKQFISGAFIVIVMTGLDQDMMQKNLTINTLKKAQLNMVSFSVILFFTISLFLVIGAFLYTYAIEIGMEIPTKSDQLYPIIAQQKLGLIGACIFLLGVIAAAFSSADSAITSLTTAFCIDFLGFDSESLKSQKAENTKRGVHLGFALVLFLLVLYFESVNDTNALDTILKLATYTYGPLLGLFAFGIFMKKEFQPRFIPLICILSPLVCYFLQTNSENWLNGYKFGYELLLLNGSFTFIGLLISSLPIKKS; this is translated from the coding sequence ATGAACATTACAGCCTACCAAAGCTTTTTTATATATTTTGGATACATTATTATCCTTTTTATCATTTCCTACTTTACCAATAAAGCACATTCAAACACCACTTTTTTTAATGGTAATAAAAAATCTCCTTGGTACGCTGTGGCTTACGGAATGATAGGCACTACGTTATCTGGTGTAACGTTTATATCTCTTCCTGGCATAGTAAAAGCTGCAGGGTTTTCTTATTTACAAATGTGCTTTGGTTACATTTTAGGTTATATAGCAATAGCCTACATTTTAATGCCTATTTATTACAACTATCAACTGATTTCTATTTACGGATATTTAGAGCATCGTTTCAATAATGTAGCTTATAAAACGGGATCTTCATTCTTTTTGATATCAAGAAGTCTACAAGCTGCAGGAAAACTATTCTTGATGGCCACTGTACTTCAAACATTCATTTTTGATCCTCTTCAACTTCCCTTTACCGTTAATGCTGCCTTTTTATTATTGATTATCAGTTTATATACCATTAAAGGAGGAATTAAAACTGTGGTTTGGACCGATACGCTTCAAACAACATTTATGATTTTAGCAGGTGTTTTCACTTTGGTGCTGATATCAAATTCATTAGACATGTCTTTATTTTCATTATGGGATAAAGTCGTTGATGAAGGAACTTACACCAAAGTATTTAACTGGGAAATCAATAGTCCTGGCTACTTTTGGAAACAATTTATCTCAGGGGCATTTATTGTGATCGTAATGACGGGGTTGGATCAAGACATGATGCAAAAGAACTTAACGATTAATACCCTCAAAAAAGCACAACTCAATATGGTCTCATTTAGTGTGATCTTATTCTTCACTATTTCCTTATTTTTAGTTATTGGTGCTTTTCTTTATACTTATGCAATAGAAATAGGTATGGAAATCCCTACTAAATCAGATCAACTTTATCCTATTATTGCTCAACAAAAGTTAGGTTTAATCGGTGCATGTATCTTCTTATTGGGTGTTATTGCAGCAGCATTCTCTAGTGCAGACTCGGCCATTACTTCTTTAACAACCGCTTTTTGTATTGACTTTTTAGGGTTTGATAGCGAGAGTCTAAAAAGCCAAAAAGCCGAAAATACAAAAAGAGGAGTTCATTTAGGTTTTGCACTTGTATTATTTTTATTGGTGCTCTATTTCGAATCAGTAAACGATACCAATGCTTTAGATACTATATTAAAGTTAGCTACCTACACTTATGGCCCATTGTTGGGATTGTTTGCCTTTGGCATATTCATGAAAAAAGAGTTCCAACCTAGGTTTATTCCATTAATTTGTATCCTATCTCCCTTAGTTTGTTATTTTTTACAAACAAATTCTGAAAATTGGTTGAATGGGTACAAATTTGGATATGAATTATTGCTACTAAATGGATCCTTTACTTTTATAGGGCTGCTAATTAGTAGTTTACCAATAAAAAAATCATGA